The Puniceicoccus vermicola genome contains the following window.
CAAGGCGACCATCTTCGGCTCGCAGGTGCGGATTCCCTCCTGAATTGTTTCGAGGGGAGAATGGGCGTCCGCCTCGGTCTTCTCAATGGCCCTGCGCAGGCGGGAGCTGAGTTCCTTGGCGACGAGAGGTCGAGTAATATAGTCAGTGGCTCCGAGTCGGGTGGCCTCCTGGGCTGTTGAAGCGTCGCCAAACCCCGTGACCATAACAATCGCTCCTTGAAACCCGCGGCTCCGCAGACGTTGAATGACTTCGAGTCCATTGATCTCACGCATCACCAAGGTGGTAACCACCAGATCGACGCCATCGTCGAGAGCTCTTCGGATTCCCCGAATTGGACTTTGGCAGATTGTCACCGAGAATTCATTGCGGAGCAGTCCGCGAACTTCATGGAGGAAGCTCGGTATATCGTCGATGATCAAGACTTTGGTCATGTGTTGCTTAAAATGCAACGTCAGGTGGGGAAGGCAAGGAGCATCTGCATCATGACTCGAGGCGGGTTGTCTTTTTGTAGTTTGTAATATTGTGCAAGATGTTGATTGTTATGATTTAATGGGGTTCTGTTTTTGCGGGCGGGGTGAAGGTGAACTATATTTGGCATCACTGTTGCTATTTTCGATTTCATGGGAATTGAAAAAAGGTTCATCGTCATTTCCCGGGGAAAGCATGCTTAATCTTGAGGAAGAAGTATTCCGTATCCCTGAAGCCATAAGCGGTTCTTTTGATGACCTTGATCTTGTTGTTCATGCCCTCGAGCACGCTGGTGTTGAGTGGGTATTTGGCTGAGGCTATGATTCCACGGAGGTAGGGTCTGAGTTTATCAGCGAAGGCGAGCAGGGGTTTGATTTTGGACTCACGGCACATCCTCCACCATGTGCGCCAGCGTTTGAAGGCGCCCCAGATGCTTGAGCTTCGCCATAGTTCTTTGAGCTGTTCTTTCAGGACGTAGACTTGAGCCAAGGATTGGTTGGCATTCATCAGCTCTTCGAGCCTGACAAGTTCTTCTTCATTGAGGTTGTCCTTGTTCTTTAGAAGTAACCATCGGCTACGTTTGACCGCTCTGCGAGCCGACTTGTTCTGCCTTAGTTCATTGGCCTGATCCACGCGGACTCGGTCGATG
Protein-coding sequences here:
- a CDS encoding ISL3 family transposase → LPWHTVKRIDKARLVRELPEVDYGSLRTLVMDEFALHKGHRYASVVADADTRQVLWIGEGRSRESIRPFFESLGEHCDQIEAVAMDQNSAFDLEVKMHCPNAEVVYDLFHVVAKYGREVIDRVRVDQANELRQNKSARRAVKRSRWLLLKNKDNLNEEELVRLEELMNANQSLAQVYVLKEQLKELWRSSSIWGAFKRWRTWWRMCRESKIKPLLAFADKLRPYLRGIIASAKYPLNTSVLEGMNNKIKVIKRTAYGFRDTEYFFLKIKHAFPGK